The following coding sequences lie in one Pseudoalteromonas sp. Scap06 genomic window:
- the fadB gene encoding fatty acid oxidation complex subunit alpha FadB has product MLYKSDSFEVSFVKENIAEFKFCATGSVNTLSQQTLSDCAAALKELAANTDIKGMIFTSDKDHFIIGADIFEFLPTFTKPEAELVTWIKDATDVFDAIEDLPFPTLSVVNGLALGGGCEWALATDYRVASDSAKMGLPEVKLGIMPGFGGTVRLPRIIGADNAMMWITTGNENRAADALKVGAFDAVVSANKLQESSLATLELAIAGKLDWQAKRAVKLQPLKLNRVEQGMSFAMAEGMVMGKTKGHYPAPVMAVRTIKAAANSSRAEAMAIENANFAKLARTSEAAAQTGIFLADQYIKGKARKFAKHSDVEIKQAAVLGAGIMGGGIAYQSAYKGTPIIMKDIQQDALDLGMGEASKLLGAKVKRGHMPMEKMLATLSKIKPTLNDADLQNANIIVEAVVENPKVKQAVLADLEKNMPEGTVLTSNTSTICIDLLAEALDKPENFCGMHFFNPVPKMPLVEIIRGAKTSDKTINAVVDYALKLGKSPIVVNDCPGFFVNRVLFPYFAGFSKLVVEGANFAKVDKVMENVFGWPMGPAYLLDVVGIDTAYHCTGVMADGFPERMARADKDPVTVFANEKRFGQKNKAGFYKYETDRRGRLKKSHDQTAIELLAPITDAPKEFDKQEIIDRCMIPMINEVLLCLQEGIVASPQEADMALVYGVGFPPFRGGAFRYLDQTGLANFVATADKYAHLGAIYQVSEQTRKWAEEGRVFYKVEG; this is encoded by the coding sequence ATGTTATATAAAAGCGATTCCTTTGAAGTTAGCTTCGTGAAGGAAAACATCGCCGAGTTTAAGTTTTGTGCTACAGGTTCTGTAAACACATTATCTCAACAAACTCTTTCAGATTGCGCGGCAGCATTAAAAGAATTAGCCGCTAACACTGATATTAAAGGCATGATTTTTACCAGTGATAAAGACCACTTTATTATTGGTGCCGATATCTTCGAATTTTTACCTACTTTTACTAAGCCTGAAGCAGAATTAGTAACGTGGATCAAAGATGCAACTGACGTTTTTGATGCAATTGAAGACTTACCATTCCCAACACTCAGTGTTGTAAACGGCTTGGCGCTTGGCGGCGGCTGTGAGTGGGCACTTGCTACCGATTATCGTGTTGCAAGTGACTCAGCAAAAATGGGCTTACCAGAAGTTAAATTAGGCATAATGCCTGGTTTTGGCGGTACAGTGCGCCTTCCGCGCATTATTGGTGCCGATAACGCGATGATGTGGATCACCACAGGTAACGAAAATCGCGCTGCTGACGCCCTTAAAGTAGGTGCATTTGACGCGGTAGTTAGTGCCAACAAACTACAAGAGTCAAGTTTAGCAACACTAGAATTAGCGATTGCTGGCAAGCTAGATTGGCAAGCAAAACGCGCTGTAAAATTACAACCGCTTAAATTAAACCGTGTTGAGCAAGGCATGAGCTTTGCAATGGCAGAAGGTATGGTAATGGGTAAAACCAAAGGCCACTATCCTGCTCCAGTTATGGCAGTTCGCACTATTAAAGCAGCAGCAAACAGCTCACGCGCCGAAGCAATGGCGATTGAAAATGCCAACTTTGCAAAACTAGCACGTACTAGTGAAGCTGCTGCTCAAACGGGTATCTTTTTAGCAGACCAATACATTAAAGGTAAAGCACGTAAGTTTGCTAAACACAGCGATGTAGAAATTAAACAAGCGGCAGTATTAGGCGCAGGTATTATGGGTGGCGGTATTGCATACCAGTCTGCTTATAAAGGCACACCAATCATAATGAAAGACATCCAACAGGATGCGCTAGATTTAGGTATGGGTGAAGCATCTAAACTATTAGGTGCAAAAGTGAAGCGCGGCCACATGCCGATGGAAAAAATGCTAGCAACGCTTAGCAAAATCAAGCCAACGCTTAACGATGCAGACCTACAAAACGCCAACATTATTGTTGAAGCCGTAGTAGAAAACCCTAAAGTGAAGCAAGCCGTACTTGCTGATCTTGAAAAGAATATGCCAGAAGGCACGGTACTTACGTCAAATACATCGACTATTTGTATCGACCTACTTGCAGAAGCGCTTGATAAGCCAGAAAACTTCTGTGGTATGCACTTTTTCAACCCAGTACCAAAAATGCCATTAGTAGAAATTATCCGTGGTGCAAAAACCTCAGATAAAACGATTAATGCCGTGGTTGATTATGCCCTCAAACTAGGTAAATCACCGATTGTTGTTAACGATTGCCCAGGCTTTTTTGTAAACCGTGTTTTATTCCCTTACTTTGCTGGCTTTAGCAAACTAGTGGTTGAAGGCGCTAACTTTGCAAAAGTAGATAAAGTAATGGAAAACGTGTTTGGCTGGCCAATGGGCCCGGCTTACCTACTTGATGTTGTAGGTATTGATACGGCTTATCATTGTACTGGCGTAATGGCAGACGGTTTCCCTGAGCGTATGGCACGTGCAGATAAAGACCCAGTGACTGTTTTTGCTAACGAAAAACGTTTTGGTCAAAAGAACAAAGCAGGTTTCTATAAGTACGAAACAGATCGTCGCGGTCGTCTTAAAAAGTCACATGACCAAACAGCGATTGAACTACTTGCACCAATTACAGACGCACCAAAAGAATTTGATAAACAAGAAATCATTGACCGTTGTATGATCCCAATGATCAACGAAGTGCTACTTTGTTTACAAGAAGGCATTGTTGCTTCTCCTCAAGAAGCTGATATGGCACTTGTATACGGTGTTGGTTTCCCTCCATTTAGAGGCGGCGCGTTCCGTTACTTAGATCAAACAGGTTTAGCTAACTTTGTAGCAACTGCTGACAAATACGCTCACCTAGGTGCGATTTACCAAGTATCAGAGCAAACTCGCAAGTGGGCTGAAGAAGGCCGTGTTTTCTATAAGGTGGAAGGTTAA
- a CDS encoding transglycosylase SLT domain-containing protein: MKKYLLSVAAATLFFSFPSANANTELDAFLDAEKQARYGDYNSFKEAVDSLSYPLKPYVEKAYWQRYPSLKHQTEIENFLTIYEHTPLEWPVRKAWLNYLKRRNKKAAFIKNYRETSDTELSCTHLSYQLDLGAPKKAILSQVTDIWTVGESQPSECDGLFKRWRQNGYLTPDVVWQRVTLAAQGGSYRLLPYLKTLLPAKERYLADLYSKVRRDPSAAAGLYRYKRKTAKEGEIALYGIKRLIWRDKELALKAWQKIEGMFDFADDEKADVYYTFALSLASSGHSQASFYLNKVPKARQDRKLMQWQLANMLKTQDWEGIAAFFTGKENLSLGQQYWLAYSYDKRAEHEKAKAIWSKVAANRDYYGFLAAARLGLPVDLNELPVNVNQALVTKVSNAPGFKRAKALYELERFTAARREWNYLTNTSEDDEKLAASVLAAELDWFDSTIFTLAKIKAWDYVDLRFPFAFQDMFERYSKRSKIDLTWSIAIARRESSFAPDARSHANARGLMQLLPSTAKYINKGDVSNHRLYQPKTNIRLGTRYLQYLKMKNHGNEVLATASYNAGYHRIKRWLPEEAMPAELWVELIPYRETRDYVKNVFAYRQVYHTRLGREGNLLAPLLEMTMGG, from the coding sequence ATGAAAAAATACTTATTAAGCGTAGCGGCAGCGACTCTATTTTTCTCTTTCCCCTCTGCCAACGCAAATACCGAACTTGATGCATTTTTAGATGCAGAAAAACAAGCCCGCTATGGCGATTACAATAGCTTTAAAGAAGCGGTAGACTCATTGTCTTACCCACTTAAGCCCTATGTAGAAAAAGCCTATTGGCAGCGCTACCCCAGTTTAAAACACCAAACAGAAATAGAAAACTTCCTCACTATTTATGAACACACTCCATTAGAGTGGCCAGTGCGCAAAGCATGGTTAAATTATTTAAAGCGCAGAAATAAAAAAGCAGCATTTATTAAAAACTACCGTGAAACCTCTGACACTGAGCTTAGTTGTACCCACCTTAGTTATCAGCTTGATCTTGGTGCGCCTAAAAAAGCAATACTCTCGCAGGTAACCGATATTTGGACGGTTGGCGAGTCACAGCCCAGTGAATGTGACGGGCTTTTTAAGCGTTGGCGACAAAATGGTTATTTAACCCCTGATGTTGTGTGGCAGCGTGTTACTTTAGCGGCACAAGGGGGCTCTTATCGTTTATTGCCTTATTTAAAAACCTTATTGCCAGCCAAGGAGCGTTATTTAGCTGATTTATATTCCAAGGTAAGGCGCGATCCTAGTGCTGCTGCAGGCCTTTACCGCTATAAACGTAAAACAGCCAAAGAAGGGGAAATAGCGCTTTATGGTATTAAGCGTTTAATTTGGCGTGATAAAGAGCTGGCATTAAAGGCGTGGCAAAAAATTGAAGGCATGTTTGATTTTGCTGATGATGAAAAGGCGGATGTATATTATACCTTTGCGCTGTCGTTGGCGTCGAGCGGCCATAGCCAGGCGAGCTTTTATTTAAATAAAGTCCCTAAAGCGCGTCAAGATCGTAAATTAATGCAATGGCAACTAGCCAATATGCTTAAAACTCAAGATTGGGAAGGCATTGCTGCATTTTTTACCGGTAAAGAAAATCTTAGTTTAGGGCAACAGTATTGGCTTGCTTATAGTTATGACAAACGCGCAGAGCATGAAAAAGCTAAGGCAATTTGGAGCAAGGTAGCCGCTAACCGTGATTATTACGGTTTTTTAGCCGCTGCTCGCTTAGGGTTACCGGTTGATTTAAATGAGCTACCAGTCAATGTAAATCAAGCCTTAGTGACAAAAGTCAGTAATGCACCAGGCTTTAAGCGTGCTAAGGCACTATATGAACTTGAGCGATTTACAGCGGCCAGACGTGAATGGAATTATTTAACCAACACTTCTGAAGATGATGAAAAGCTAGCAGCGTCAGTGCTTGCGGCAGAACTTGATTGGTTTGATAGTACAATATTTACCCTAGCAAAAATAAAAGCATGGGATTATGTTGATTTGCGTTTTCCATTTGCGTTTCAAGACATGTTTGAGCGCTACAGTAAGCGTAGCAAAATAGATTTAACTTGGAGTATCGCTATTGCGCGTCGAGAAAGCTCATTTGCACCCGATGCCCGTTCTCATGCAAATGCACGCGGGTTAATGCAGTTATTACCAAGCACCGCAAAATATATTAACAAAGGCGATGTATCTAACCATCGGTTGTATCAGCCAAAAACCAATATTCGACTTGGCACCCGTTATTTACAGTATTTAAAAATGAAAAATCACGGTAATGAGGTATTGGCAACAGCATCCTATAACGCCGGGTATCATCGAATTAAGCGTTGGTTACCAGAAGAAGCGATGCCTGCAGAGTTATGGGTTGAGCTTATTCCATATAGAGAAACTCGAGACTACGTAAAAAACGTATTTGCGTATCGGCAGGTTTACCATACTCGCCTTGGCCGAGAGGGGAATTTACTCGCGCCACTATTAGAGATGACCATGGGCGGGTAG
- the pepQ gene encoding Xaa-Pro dipeptidase → MEKLAVLYAEHIATLQQRTRTICEQEGLEGLVIHSGQAKRQFLDDMYYPFKVNPHFKAWLPVIDNPHCWIVVNGSDKPKLIFYRPIDFWHKVPDEPRDFWAEYFDIELLLKPDQVEKLLPYDKAKFAYIGEYLEVAQALGFSIMNPEPVLNYIHYHRAYKTQYELECLRNANRIAVDGHKAARDAFFNGGSEFDIQQAYLMATRQSENEMPYGNIVALNENCAILHYTHFEPKAPQTHNSFLIDAGANFNGYAADITRTYDFKKQGEFADLVKAMTAHQIELGKSLKPGVLYGELHIDCHNRIAQLLSDFDIVKLPAAEIVERQITSTFFPHGLGHHLGAQVHDVGGFMRDETGAHQAPPEGHPFLRCTRLIEKNQVFTIEPGLYFIDSLLGDLAQTDNKQFINWEKVEAFKPFGGIRIEDNIIVHEDSLENMTRDLLLD, encoded by the coding sequence ATGGAAAAATTAGCCGTATTATACGCCGAACATATTGCAACATTGCAGCAGCGTACACGTACTATTTGTGAGCAAGAAGGGTTAGAAGGATTAGTCATTCATTCAGGCCAAGCTAAGCGCCAATTTTTAGATGATATGTATTACCCGTTTAAAGTTAACCCCCATTTTAAAGCGTGGTTACCGGTTATTGATAATCCGCATTGCTGGATTGTGGTAAATGGTAGCGATAAGCCAAAGCTTATTTTTTATCGTCCAATTGACTTTTGGCACAAGGTACCTGATGAACCAAGAGATTTTTGGGCAGAGTACTTCGATATTGAATTGCTACTAAAGCCTGATCAGGTTGAAAAGCTACTTCCTTACGATAAAGCTAAATTTGCCTACATTGGCGAATACCTAGAAGTGGCCCAAGCACTTGGTTTTAGCATTATGAATCCTGAGCCAGTACTTAACTATATTCATTATCACCGCGCTTATAAAACGCAATATGAACTTGAATGTTTACGTAATGCGAACCGTATTGCGGTAGATGGCCACAAAGCGGCGCGTGATGCGTTTTTTAATGGTGGTAGCGAGTTTGATATTCAGCAGGCGTACTTAATGGCAACGCGTCAGAGCGAAAATGAAATGCCATATGGCAACATTGTGGCCCTTAACGAAAACTGCGCTATTTTGCACTACACCCATTTTGAGCCAAAAGCACCGCAAACACATAACTCATTTTTAATTGATGCGGGGGCTAACTTTAATGGTTATGCTGCAGATATTACCCGTACCTACGACTTTAAAAAGCAAGGCGAGTTTGCTGATCTAGTTAAAGCAATGACGGCGCATCAGATTGAGTTAGGCAAAAGCTTAAAACCAGGTGTACTGTATGGCGAGCTACATATTGACTGCCATAACCGCATTGCACAGTTACTAAGTGACTTTGATATTGTTAAGTTACCTGCAGCTGAAATTGTTGAGCGTCAAATTACCTCAACCTTCTTTCCTCATGGCTTAGGGCATCATTTAGGTGCACAGGTACATGATGTAGGTGGCTTTATGCGTGATGAAACCGGTGCACATCAGGCACCACCAGAGGGTCATCCATTTTTACGCTGCACTCGCTTAATTGAGAAAAACCAAGTGTTTACTATTGAGCCAGGTTTGTACTTTATCGACTCTTTGTTGGGTGATTTAGCACAAACAGACAACAAGCAGTTTATTAACTGGGAAAAAGTAGAAGCGTTTAAACCATTTGGCGGCATTCGTATTGAAGATAATATTATTGTTCACGAAGACAGCCTAGAAAATATGACGCGTGATTTATTACTCGACTAA
- a CDS encoding YigZ family protein: MSEYKYPADDVFHQEEIKKSTFIVHIGHTPDLNSAKAFIKNIEEKYSDARHNCWAHVAGNPGGSHVYGFSDDGEPNGTAGKPMLNVLVGSGLGEVTAVVTRYFGGIKLGTGGLVRAYGGSLNNALAKLQTVVKVPSIELVGFSEYSMQGAIEQHLKTNFQVLNIEKQFTANIEWSITIDSRQAQQACKDIFDLSHGAVELTIKE; encoded by the coding sequence ATGTCAGAATATAAATACCCAGCCGACGATGTTTTTCATCAAGAAGAAATTAAAAAAAGTACCTTTATTGTGCATATAGGCCACACGCCTGATTTAAACTCTGCGAAAGCCTTTATTAAAAACATTGAAGAAAAATACAGTGATGCACGCCATAATTGTTGGGCGCATGTTGCGGGTAATCCTGGTGGAAGCCATGTTTATGGTTTTTCTGACGATGGAGAGCCAAATGGCACCGCCGGTAAACCTATGCTCAACGTGCTGGTGGGCTCTGGTCTAGGTGAAGTAACTGCTGTGGTAACACGATATTTTGGTGGTATAAAGCTTGGTACCGGTGGATTAGTTCGTGCTTATGGTGGCTCACTTAATAATGCCTTAGCAAAATTACAAACAGTGGTAAAAGTACCCAGCATTGAGCTGGTTGGCTTTAGTGAATACAGTATGCAAGGCGCAATAGAACAGCACTTAAAAACCAACTTTCAGGTACTTAATATTGAAAAGCAGTTTACGGCAAATATTGAGTGGAGTATTACTATTGATAGCCGCCAAGCACAGCAAGCATGCAAAGATATTTTTGATTTAAGTCACGGCGCAGTTGAGTTAACAATCAAAGAGTAA